Proteins encoded by one window of Blautia luti:
- the ybaK gene encoding Cys-tRNA(Pro) deacylase: MAKEAKTNAMRMLDRQKVKYEAFSYECDEFIDGLHSADKIGAPYDQSFKTLVMEGKNGGFFVFVVPIEKEVDRKAAAKAVGEKTVDMIHVKDITKITGYVRGGCSPLGMKKPYPVVFDASAENFDEIYVSGGRIGLTLKVPLADLLKVTGGKLADITMKTE, translated from the coding sequence ATGGCAAAAGAAGCAAAGACGAATGCAATGAGAATGCTGGACAGACAAAAAGTAAAATATGAAGCCTTTTCCTATGAGTGTGACGAGTTTATTGATGGCTTACACAGTGCAGACAAGATCGGAGCGCCTTATGACCAGTCGTTTAAAACTTTGGTCATGGAGGGAAAAAATGGAGGCTTCTTTGTGTTTGTAGTACCTATAGAGAAGGAAGTAGACAGAAAAGCAGCAGCCAAAGCAGTGGGAGAAAAGACTGTGGATATGATCCATGTAAAAGATATTACAAAGATTACAGGATATGTCCGTGGCGGTTGTAGCCCCCTGGGGATGAAGAAACCCTATCCTGTGGTGTTTGATGCTTCAGCGGAAAACTTTGACGAGATTTATGTCAGTGGCGGACGTATCGGACTGACATTGAAGGTACCGCTTGCAGATCTGCTGAAAGTGACTGGCGGTAAACTGGCTGATATTACTATGAAAACAGAATGA
- a CDS encoding EAL domain-containing protein, whose translation MAYADDRKFVEDYYKMLSFLNESTNDHFFVWDIRENVVHFAKEINKDYEKRRDDIYTYRLQTLKDMIYSRDKERLLRLLGNIADGNESMVDVDFRYLDQFGKKCWINGRGKAVRNDRHQPFMVMGCLSRRVLAEKIDMLTGLRNYNKMLEDMGKNIARGRRGHLMVLGIDGFRDVNQRMGRSYGNKVLKQIAEILDRMKGEDETIYRLDGDHFAVDLMGRSRKETEGFFQQIQDRMDFLCTFSAGVVCYPFEKETDINILISYADNAMTRAKEDGKNRMVYFSSEDYNKTLSRIELRQEMRESIRNGFEGFELYYQPQVTSNEYELHGAEALLRYHSKKFGFMSPVVFIPVLEQSGLIVPVGKWVMKQAFEQCAKWRRIKKDFNISVNVSYVQLQERTIVDDVIEAAKEADLPGNLITVEITESMQLQNYNYFNDIFYSWRNKGMHISIDDFGTGYSSLSYLKGLEIDEVKIDRCFVRQIQKSAYNYRLLSNMLELTHSAQIRVCCEGVEDEEELRCLDSLFPELIQGFLFGRPMPAEEFEKTCLMPSEEYVHLIQRLSQSHEKNQKEKERFSSIALTEEQFEYRRLLDHLEEVIYLVDMDSLEVYFMNDAARKFTGVYNYFGAKCYQVFSGGTKKCTGCMINVDGADKEEHFTGKMLYEFCGEHMGVREKIIKWDGRDMKLVVAWPLDEDSRLLAEKFSTETYTLEQIVNMYAMAAEKQSEPDLMKGILDFAGRFYQADRVCLFLHDEQLDVWQDVLAYHDKGIMDKKRYFELTTSRNMEPWVELLSREKAVCISSTEEYREKENVLWRGLKMQNISTCMLCGIWSEKELIGFISVDDADSGLGDMRLLKRASHLIQEVLCHKRDKRDLHTRLHQLVEKKLDHDILSVSGLGLWQIKINKDTGKSVLLADDNMRKLIEADDFMTPAQCYEQWNSRIHKDYLRYVNNAVETMIATGDTVEVEYPWKHSERGWVRVRCVGTKTTESGTIITLEGYHRLLDDLQRFHPGIPVEQAAEN comes from the coding sequence ATGGCATACGCAGATGACAGAAAGTTTGTGGAAGATTATTATAAAATGCTTTCATTTCTGAATGAATCTACAAATGACCATTTTTTTGTGTGGGATATCAGGGAAAACGTAGTGCATTTTGCAAAGGAGATCAATAAAGATTATGAGAAGAGACGGGATGATATCTATACATATCGTCTGCAGACTCTGAAAGACATGATCTACAGCAGAGATAAAGAGCGTCTGCTTCGCCTGCTTGGGAATATAGCAGACGGAAATGAAAGCATGGTAGATGTGGATTTCCGGTACCTGGATCAGTTTGGCAAAAAATGCTGGATCAATGGCCGGGGAAAAGCAGTCCGCAATGACAGACATCAGCCGTTTATGGTAATGGGGTGTCTCTCAAGAAGAGTGCTGGCAGAGAAAATAGATATGCTTACCGGCCTTCGCAACTATAATAAAATGCTGGAGGATATGGGAAAAAATATTGCCCGGGGAAGACGGGGACATCTGATGGTACTGGGAATTGACGGATTCCGTGACGTGAATCAGAGGATGGGGCGTTCCTATGGGAATAAGGTACTCAAACAAATTGCCGAAATACTGGACAGGATGAAGGGAGAAGATGAAACCATCTACAGACTGGACGGAGATCATTTTGCTGTAGACCTGATGGGACGAAGCAGAAAAGAGACCGAAGGATTCTTTCAGCAGATCCAGGACAGGATGGATTTTCTGTGTACATTTTCGGCAGGTGTGGTCTGCTATCCTTTTGAAAAGGAGACAGATATTAATATTCTGATAAGCTATGCTGATAATGCCATGACCCGGGCCAAAGAAGACGGTAAGAACAGGATGGTATATTTTTCATCTGAAGATTATAATAAGACTCTTTCCAGAATTGAGCTGCGTCAGGAAATGCGGGAAAGTATCCGTAATGGATTCGAGGGTTTTGAACTGTATTATCAGCCGCAGGTGACATCCAATGAATATGAACTTCATGGAGCAGAAGCTCTTTTGCGTTATCATTCGAAGAAATTTGGGTTTATGTCTCCTGTAGTGTTTATTCCTGTGCTGGAGCAGAGCGGCCTGATCGTCCCGGTAGGAAAATGGGTAATGAAACAGGCATTTGAACAATGTGCAAAATGGCGCAGGATAAAAAAAGATTTTAATATCAGCGTAAATGTGTCTTATGTTCAGCTTCAGGAAAGGACTATTGTGGATGATGTGATCGAAGCCGCAAAAGAAGCAGATCTTCCGGGAAATCTGATTACTGTTGAAATAACGGAAAGCATGCAGCTTCAGAACTATAATTATTTCAATGATATTTTTTACAGCTGGAGAAATAAGGGAATGCATATCTCCATAGATGATTTCGGCACGGGCTATTCTTCTTTAAGCTATCTGAAAGGGCTGGAAATCGATGAGGTAAAAATAGACCGCTGTTTTGTCCGCCAGATTCAGAAAAGCGCCTACAATTACAGACTGCTGAGTAATATGCTGGAGCTGACACACAGCGCGCAGATTCGCGTCTGCTGTGAGGGTGTGGAAGATGAGGAAGAACTTCGGTGTCTGGACAGCCTGTTTCCGGAACTGATCCAGGGATTTCTCTTCGGAAGACCTATGCCTGCAGAGGAATTTGAGAAAACCTGTCTTATGCCAAGTGAAGAGTATGTACATCTGATACAGCGGCTGAGTCAGAGCCATGAGAAAAATCAGAAGGAAAAAGAACGGTTTTCTTCTATAGCTTTGACAGAGGAACAGTTTGAATACCGCAGGTTGCTGGATCATCTGGAAGAGGTGATCTATCTTGTGGATATGGACAGTCTGGAAGTTTATTTCATGAATGATGCAGCCAGGAAATTTACAGGAGTGTATAATTATTTCGGCGCCAAGTGTTATCAGGTATTTTCCGGAGGTACCAAAAAGTGTACAGGCTGTATGATAAATGTAGATGGAGCTGATAAGGAGGAACATTTTACAGGGAAAATGCTCTATGAATTCTGTGGAGAACATATGGGTGTCAGGGAGAAGATCATAAAATGGGATGGAAGAGATATGAAACTGGTGGTTGCCTGGCCGCTGGATGAGGACAGCCGCCTTTTGGCAGAGAAATTCAGTACAGAGACTTATACACTGGAACAGATTGTGAATATGTATGCAATGGCTGCGGAGAAACAGTCGGAGCCGGATCTGATGAAAGGAATTCTGGATTTTGCAGGCAGATTTTATCAGGCAGACAGGGTGTGCTTGTTCCTTCACGATGAGCAGCTGGATGTCTGGCAGGATGTTCTGGCATATCATGACAAAGGGATCATGGACAAGAAACGGTATTTTGAACTTACCACTTCCCGTAATATGGAACCGTGGGTAGAACTGTTGAGCAGGGAAAAAGCAGTCTGCATCAGCAGTACAGAGGAATACAGAGAGAAAGAAAACGTACTGTGGAGAGGATTGAAGATGCAGAATATTTCTACCTGCATGCTCTGCGGGATCTGGAGTGAAAAAGAACTGATCGGGTTTATCAGCGTGGACGATGCAGACAGTGGACTGGGTGATATGAGACTGCTGAAACGTGCATCCCATCTGATACAGGAAGTGCTTTGTCATAAACGGGACAAAAGGGATCTGCACACCCGTCTTCATCAACTGGTGGAGAAGAAACTGGATCATGATATTCTTTCTGTATCAGGACTTGGCTTATGGCAGATCAAGATCAATAAAGATACAGGAAAATCTGTACTGCTGGCAGACGATAATATGCGAAAACTGATAGAAGCGGATGATTTTATGACTCCGGCACAATGTTATGAACAGTGGAACAGCCGGATACATAAGGATTATCTGCGCTATGTAAATAATGCAGTGGAGACCATGATCGCTACCGGTGATACTGTTGAAGTGGAATATCCGTGGAAGCATTCAGAACGGGGATGGGTCCGGGTTCGCTGTGTGGGAACCAAAACAACAGAATCTGGTACGATCATTACCCTGGAGGGTTATCACAGACTTCTGGATGATCTACAGAGATTCCACCCGGGAATTCCCGTGGAACAGGCAGCTGAGAACTGA
- a CDS encoding DUF4203 domain-containing protein, producing the protein MNNITELLSSMTDIGIRIIGSDTVNRFMTVIFGIILIFGIMNCILGYRLLRFWMMLGGFFVGAALAFVSVYTMGTETKSTYMIAVLVTGIIFAVIAFLIYKAGVFILAAGIGWTLSIYFIRPTSSAVFFACILIGIALGSLAVKYCREVIIVGTSLCGGIMAGISLAKIGDLADFPYGLGLSAGFAVLGMLIQFAINKSHEEEEEEEDEEEEEEDVEEEHRMRKKREEEKEL; encoded by the coding sequence GTTCAGATACAGTCAATCGTTTTATGACTGTGATCTTCGGAATAATCCTGATCTTCGGGATTATGAACTGTATTCTTGGATACAGGCTGCTGCGGTTCTGGATGATGTTAGGAGGCTTTTTCGTAGGAGCAGCATTGGCATTTGTCAGTGTTTATACTATGGGAACGGAAACGAAATCTACATACATGATCGCAGTTCTGGTAACTGGAATCATATTTGCAGTGATTGCATTTTTGATTTATAAAGCAGGTGTATTTATACTCGCAGCAGGGATTGGTTGGACACTTAGTATTTATTTTATCCGTCCTACCAGCTCGGCAGTATTTTTTGCCTGCATTCTGATCGGAATCGCTCTTGGATCCCTTGCGGTGAAATACTGCCGGGAAGTTATCATTGTAGGTACCAGCCTGTGTGGAGGCATTATGGCAGGTATTTCTCTGGCGAAGATCGGGGATTTGGCAGATTTTCCTTATGGACTCGGACTGAGTGCGGGTTTTGCAGTTTTGGGAATGTTGATACAGTTTGCCATTAACAAATCCCATGAAGAGGAAGAGGAAGAGGAGGATGAGGAAGAGGAAGAAGAGGACGTGGAAGAAGAGCATCGCATGAGAAAGAAAAGAGAGGAAGAAAAAGAACTGTAA